ATGAGGTCGGCATCAAGTCCGTGGCCGTCACCGCAGGCTACGTGGCCGAAGAGGTGCGACGGGAGTTCTTCCAGCACATGGACGCCGCCAACGTGGACCTCAAAGCCTTCACGGACCGCTTCTATCACCGGGTGTGCGGCGGCCGCCTCGAGCCGGTGCTGGACACCCTGCGCTACCTCAGGCACGACACCGACGTGTGGATGGAACTCACCACCCTGCTCATCCCGGGCGAGAACGACTCCCCGGAGGAACTCGACCAGATGACGCGCTGGGTAGTCGAGGAACTGGGGCCGGACGTGCCCATGCATTTCACCGCCTTCCATCCCGACTGGAAGATGATGGACATACCCCCGACCCCGTTGTCCACCCTGGAGCAGGCCCGCGAGATCGCCCTCGCCAACGGCGTACGCTACGCCTATACGGGTAATGTCCACGACAAGGCCGGCGAGAGCACCTATTGTCACGGCTGCGGCCAGCGTCTCATCGGCCGGGACTGGTACGAGTTGTCTGAATGGAACCTCACGGCGGACGGCCGCTGTAAGCGCTGCGGCACGCCCTGCGCCGGCGTCTTCGAGGCCGAGCCCGGCCAGTGGGGCTCCCGGCGCCAACCCGTGCGGCTGGCGGACTTCCGGCCATGAGGTCCAGCCCGGGGTGTTCTGCCATGAAATGAAAGGTTGAGCATGGTTGATGGCGAAAGTTAATCGGAGTATTCTTATGGACTTCAGGTGCGGGGTGGAGCAGTCTGGCAGCTCGTCGGGCTCATAACCCGAAGGTCGCAGGTTCAAATCCTGCCCCCGCTACCACCTTCCAAAGACGCCCCTGGGCCACGCCGGCCCAGGGGCGTTTTGCTTTGTCTCCGGGCTCAGGCTTGGCAACCCCGGCGAAGGTCGCAGGTTCAAATCCTGCCCCGGCACCCAGACCTCACGGGCAAAGTAGTGCAGCAGATCGAGATGGCGGCTGCGGGTGAGGAAAATCAGCGGGGAGGCGTCGATGATCGCGGCAGCTGCCGTCTGCGGTTCAGCCACGCGCCAGCTCGCGGTCCAAATCCTCGAAATCCACGCTGAACGAGTCCTTGCCCAAGCGTGCCAGCGCCAGCAGGAAATCGGTGCGATCCAAGCCGGCGATCTCGGCCGCTGCCTCCTGAGAGATACGGCCCTGGCTGTACCATTGCACGGCGGCCGGCGCCAGGGGCGGGGCATCGTCTCCAGGCCGCCCCAAGCTTGTGATGATCGGCCCGGCGGCGAAGCCTTGCTATATTGCGAGCCGTGGAACGCGGGTCAACTAGAGCCTGCGCCGTCACCTCGAGCCTGCCGCGACACCCTATCTGATCGAGAGGTTCGGCCTTCGCCGGGACTGCGCCCATGGGCTCGGCCTGCCGCCCACCGCCCTGGGGTGGGGCAGACCATTGCCCGCCGCGGCCGGCCTGTGGCCCGCGGCGGCGGCCCGTCGATGATGGCGTGGCGGATTCGGCCCGGCAGCTCCCCCAATCCCGTCCGGCGAGGGCTGGCCGTTTGGCGGTATGAGAATCGTTCACCCTCTAGAAGACGAATCGCCGAGGGGGCTCGGCTCCATGGATGAATCGCCGAGGGGGCTCGGTTCCTACCGGGGGGGTACGATTTGCGATGTAGGAGGCCAGCCCTCTGGCCAATCTCATCCCGGTCCTGATGGAGCGACCGGACCATGTCTATCTGGTGTGCTCGGCGGACAGGTGAGTGGTTTCTGTTGGCTCGGCCTCCCTGCGGCTTGACCCTCCCCCTAACCGGCAGCCGGCTGGCATTGGGCACCTGGCAGGGCATCTACCTGCGCGAGCACCGGGACGGGGCTGATGGCGCGCGCGTTGTGGCTACCTTGCAGGGGCAGTGGTAGTGGTTGTATTGCCGGCGGTGAACCAAGCTGGCAGGATAAGCAAAAGTAAGCGAATTTTTGCATGCGCACATAAACACTCACTAGCTTGAAAACAGTAGCTTTGTCCCCACCTAACTCTCATGGCGATACGCGCCGTCCAAGATGATGAAGGAAGAGCGCGTATCGCCTTGTTCGTTCCCTCTCCCAAAGGGAGAGGGTGAGTTCGTGCTTCGCGACTTTCACGTTAAGCGTAGTTCGATGCTTCCGCCTACGGGCCGGGCATCTCCCCTTCTTCATGCAACCACCTACGGCACAGAGCACTATGGGAATCCTTCACAAACCCTTTCAACAACGGACGTTCTGGCAGTTGACGTCGCTGATGGCGCTGGTTTTGTTACTCAGTGGCTGTGGGATCAATAACATTCCCACGTATGATGAGAGAGTCACCGCCGCCTGGGCCCAGGTGGAAAACCAATACCAGCGCCGCGCCGACCTGATTCCCAACCTGGTGGAAACCGTCAAGGGTTTCGCGGCCCAGGAGCAGGAAACCCTGACGGCGGTCATTGAGGCGCGCTCCAGGGCCACGTCGATCCAGGTGGACGAGAGCATTCTCAATAATCCCGAGAAGCTGCAGCAGTTCCAGCAGGCCCAGGGTGAGCTGAGCAGCGCCCTGAGCCGCCTGATGGCGGTGTCCGAGCGTTACCCGGACCTGAAGTCGAACCAGAACTTTCTGGTCTTGCAGTCACAGCTTGAAGGCACGGAGAACCGAATTGCCGTGGCGCGGCGGGATTTCATTCAGGCGGTGGAGCGCTACAACACCGAACTGCGTACCTTCCCGGGGAAAATCTGGCACAGCCTCCTGTATAGCGATCTAGAGCCTCGCGCCAACTTTGAAGCCACCACGGAAAATGCGGAAGACGCACCGGCAGTGCAATTCTGATGGCTGCGTTGCTCCGCCGAAGTCTGCTGCTGGCGTTACTGCTGCTGCTCCCGGCCACCGTTTGGGCCCAGTCTACACCGGAGTTTCCCGAACTGACTGGTCGCGTGGTGGACCAGGCGGAGATGCTTTCTCCGGAAGTGGAAGCGCGCCTGAGCCAGATGCTTCAGGTTCACGAGCAGGCCAGTACCGAACAGGTTGTGGTGGTCACCTTGCCGAACCTGCAGGGTTTTCCGATAGAGGATTTTGGCTATCAGCTGGGCAGGCACTGGGGTATCGGTCAGGAGGGCGAGGATAACGGCGCCCTGCTGATCGTGGCGCGGGATGAACGCGAGGTTCGCATAGAAGTGGGCTATGGCCTTGAAGGCCGGCTCACCGATGCCGACTCCTCTGTCATCATCAATCGCGTGATCACCCCGGCTTTC
Above is a window of Gammaproteobacteria bacterium DNA encoding:
- a CDS encoding TPM domain-containing protein, whose amino-acid sequence is MAALLRRSLLLALLLLLPATVWAQSTPEFPELTGRVVDQAEMLSPEVEARLSQMLQVHEQASTEQVVVVTLPNLQGFPIEDFGYQLGRHWGIGQEGEDNGALLIVARDEREVRIEVGYGLEGRLTDADSSVIINRVITPAFRQGDFQAGIVNGAAAMIQVLGGKPMAVPQGQQPRAAQEKPDAGLVGLMFIGMLAVVFFIGSRGGRGGRGGAALVGAALLGAAMGGRGGGGFGGGGFGGGGGGFGGGGASGGW
- the amrS gene encoding AmmeMemoRadiSam system radical SAM enzyme gives rise to the protein MTTEAAEIRLNDPGVVPTRFWHELEDGRIQCDVCPRYCKLHEGQRGLCFVRARVENQVVLTSYGRSSGFCVDPIEKKPLNHFLPGTPVLSFGTAGCNLACKFCQNWDMSKSRELDTLMDQAEPETLASAARALGCRSIAFTYNDPVIFLEYAVDTARACHEVGIKSVAVTAGYVAEEVRREFFQHMDAANVDLKAFTDRFYHRVCGGRLEPVLDTLRYLRHDTDVWMELTTLLIPGENDSPEELDQMTRWVVEELGPDVPMHFTAFHPDWKMMDIPPTPLSTLEQAREIALANGVRYAYTGNVHDKAGESTYCHGCGQRLIGRDWYELSEWNLTADGRCKRCGTPCAGVFEAEPGQWGSRRQPVRLADFRP
- a CDS encoding UPF0175 family protein gives rise to the protein MGRPGDDAPPLAPAAVQWYSQGRISQEAAAEIAGLDRTDFLLALARLGKDSFSVDFEDLDRELARG
- a CDS encoding LemA family protein, coding for MGILHKPFQQRTFWQLTSLMALVLLLSGCGINNIPTYDERVTAAWAQVENQYQRRADLIPNLVETVKGFAAQEQETLTAVIEARSRATSIQVDESILNNPEKLQQFQQAQGELSSALSRLMAVSERYPDLKSNQNFLVLQSQLEGTENRIAVARRDFIQAVERYNTELRTFPGKIWHSLLYSDLEPRANFEATTENAEDAPAVQF